The following are encoded together in the Glycine max cultivar Williams 82 chromosome 8, Glycine_max_v4.0, whole genome shotgun sequence genome:
- the LOC100799291 gene encoding NAC domain-containing protein 75 isoform X3: MPSLKSINCVDPNSAPVVVTNLKGSRYGKRKKKISDWLGLPAGVKFDPTDQELIEHLEAKVEAKNMKSHPLIDEFIPTIEGEDGICYTHPEKLPGVTRDGLSRHFFHRPSKAYTTGTRKRRKIQNECDLQGGETRWHKTGKTRPVMVNGKQKGCKKILVLYTNFGKNRKPEKTNWVMHQYHLGQYEEEREGELVVSKIFYQTQPRQCNWSDRSATTGEGSGEQQSNNNNNNNGRRDSGSGTCSSSKEINVTHRDEMSAVVVVPPITTFNTALDIQQLKSDHFGFIPFRKGFDEVGIGEACTAREVQASGSCDEVHERHAVHHHQQQQQQNQHAQQQIATTASHISRPSLPISTIISPPPLHHASIILDDNSYHVSRIMLQNENFQQQHQQHYKLGGRSASGLEELIMGCTSTDIKAESSIANPQAEWLKYSSYWPDPANMQDHRE, from the exons CCAAACAGTGCCCCGGTTGTGGTCACAAATTTGAAGGGAAGCCGGtacggaaaaagaaaaaaaaaaatctca GACTGGCTAGGTCTACCAGCGGGAGTAAAGTTTGATCCAACAGACCAAGAACTCATAGAACACCTTGAAGCCAAAGTAGAGGCAAAGAATATGAAATCACACCCTCTCATAGATGAGTTCATTCCCACTATTGAAGGAGAAGATGGGATTTGTTACACCCATCCTGAGAAACTTCCAG GAGTGACAAGAGATGGCTTAAGCAGACACTTCTTCCACAGGCCATCAAAGGCATACACAACAGGAACGCGAAAGAGGAGAAAGATTCAAAACGAATGCGACTTGCAAGGGGGGGAAACCCGGTGGCACAAGACAGGTAAGACAAGACCAGTGATGGTGAATGGCAAACAAAAGGGTTGCAAGAAGATTCTAGTCCTCTACACCAACTTCGGCAAGAACAGAAAACCTGAAAAGACCAACTGGGTGATGCACCAGTACCATCTGGGTCAGTAcgaggaagagagagaaggagAGCTTGTGGTGTCAAAGATATTCTACCAGACACAACCGAGGCAATGCAATTGGTCAGATAGAAGTGCCACAACCGGTGAAGGAAGTGGAGAACAACAatctaacaacaacaacaacaataatggaAGAAGAGACAGTGGAAGTGGGACTTGTTCTTCTTCTAAGGAAATTAATGTTACTCACAGAGATGAAATGTCTGCTGTTGTTGTGGTCCCTCCCATAACAACCTTCAACACTGCCTTGGATATTCAACAACTAAAATCCGACCATTTTGGCTTCATCCCATTCAGAAAAGGCTTCGATGAG GTTGGAATAGGAGAAGCTTGCACAGCAAGAGAAGTGCAAGCATCAGGGTCATGCGATGAAGTGCATGAACGGCATGCAGtacatcatcatcaacaacaacaacagcaaaatCAGCATGCGCAGCAACAAATTGCAACCACAGCCTCCCATATCAGTAGGCCTTCGCTTCCAATCTCCACCATCATCTCTCCTCCACCCCTTCACCATGCATCCATCATCCTAGACGACAACTCGTACCATGTCTCCAGAATAATGCTCCAAAATGAAAATTTCCAG CAACAGCACCAACAACATTATAAACTTGGAGGAAGGTCTGCGTCTGGTTTGGAGGAACTCATCATGGGTTGCACTTCAACTGATATCAAAGCG GAGTCATCTATTGCAAACCCACAAGCTGAATGGTTGAAGTACTCTTCTTATTGGCCAGACCCTGCCAACATGCAGGATCATCGTGAGTAG
- the LOC100799291 gene encoding NAC domain-containing protein 75 isoform X2 — translation MNKIGNLSCVRSSDLIDAKLEEHQLCGSKQCPGCGHKFEGKPDWLGLPAGVKFDPTDQELIEHLEAKVEAKNMKSHPLIDEFIPTIEGEDGICYTHPEKLPGVTRDGLSRHFFHRPSKAYTTGTRKRRKIQNECDLQGGETRWHKTGKTRPVMVNGKQKGCKKILVLYTNFGKNRKPEKTNWVMHQYHLGQYEEEREGELVVSKIFYQTQPRQCNWSDRSATTGEGSGEQQSNNNNNNNGRRDSGSGTCSSSKEINVTHRDEMSAVVVVPPITTFNTALDIQQLKSDHFGFIPFRKGFDEVGIGEACTAREVQASGSCDEVHERHAVHHHQQQQQQNQHAQQQIATTASHISRPSLPISTIISPPPLHHASIILDDNSYHVSRIMLQNENFQHQQHYKLGGRSASGLEELIMGCTSTDIKAESSIANPQAEWLKYSSYWPDPANMQDHRE, via the exons CCAAACAGTGCCCCGGTTGTGGTCACAAATTTGAAGGGAAGCCG GACTGGCTAGGTCTACCAGCGGGAGTAAAGTTTGATCCAACAGACCAAGAACTCATAGAACACCTTGAAGCCAAAGTAGAGGCAAAGAATATGAAATCACACCCTCTCATAGATGAGTTCATTCCCACTATTGAAGGAGAAGATGGGATTTGTTACACCCATCCTGAGAAACTTCCAG GAGTGACAAGAGATGGCTTAAGCAGACACTTCTTCCACAGGCCATCAAAGGCATACACAACAGGAACGCGAAAGAGGAGAAAGATTCAAAACGAATGCGACTTGCAAGGGGGGGAAACCCGGTGGCACAAGACAGGTAAGACAAGACCAGTGATGGTGAATGGCAAACAAAAGGGTTGCAAGAAGATTCTAGTCCTCTACACCAACTTCGGCAAGAACAGAAAACCTGAAAAGACCAACTGGGTGATGCACCAGTACCATCTGGGTCAGTAcgaggaagagagagaaggagAGCTTGTGGTGTCAAAGATATTCTACCAGACACAACCGAGGCAATGCAATTGGTCAGATAGAAGTGCCACAACCGGTGAAGGAAGTGGAGAACAACAatctaacaacaacaacaacaataatggaAGAAGAGACAGTGGAAGTGGGACTTGTTCTTCTTCTAAGGAAATTAATGTTACTCACAGAGATGAAATGTCTGCTGTTGTTGTGGTCCCTCCCATAACAACCTTCAACACTGCCTTGGATATTCAACAACTAAAATCCGACCATTTTGGCTTCATCCCATTCAGAAAAGGCTTCGATGAG GTTGGAATAGGAGAAGCTTGCACAGCAAGAGAAGTGCAAGCATCAGGGTCATGCGATGAAGTGCATGAACGGCATGCAGtacatcatcatcaacaacaacaacagcaaaatCAGCATGCGCAGCAACAAATTGCAACCACAGCCTCCCATATCAGTAGGCCTTCGCTTCCAATCTCCACCATCATCTCTCCTCCACCCCTTCACCATGCATCCATCATCCTAGACGACAACTCGTACCATGTCTCCAGAATAATGCTCCAAAATGAAAATTTCCAG CACCAACAACATTATAAACTTGGAGGAAGGTCTGCGTCTGGTTTGGAGGAACTCATCATGGGTTGCACTTCAACTGATATCAAAGCG GAGTCATCTATTGCAAACCCACAAGCTGAATGGTTGAAGTACTCTTCTTATTGGCCAGACCCTGCCAACATGCAGGATCATCGTGAGTAG
- the LOC100799291 gene encoding NAC domain-containing protein 75 isoform X1 — MNKIGNLSCVRSSDLIDAKLEEHQLCGSKQCPGCGHKFEGKPDWLGLPAGVKFDPTDQELIEHLEAKVEAKNMKSHPLIDEFIPTIEGEDGICYTHPEKLPGVTRDGLSRHFFHRPSKAYTTGTRKRRKIQNECDLQGGETRWHKTGKTRPVMVNGKQKGCKKILVLYTNFGKNRKPEKTNWVMHQYHLGQYEEEREGELVVSKIFYQTQPRQCNWSDRSATTGEGSGEQQSNNNNNNNGRRDSGSGTCSSSKEINVTHRDEMSAVVVVPPITTFNTALDIQQLKSDHFGFIPFRKGFDEVGIGEACTAREVQASGSCDEVHERHAVHHHQQQQQQNQHAQQQIATTASHISRPSLPISTIISPPPLHHASIILDDNSYHVSRIMLQNENFQQQHQQHYKLGGRSASGLEELIMGCTSTDIKAESSIANPQAEWLKYSSYWPDPANMQDHRE, encoded by the exons CCAAACAGTGCCCCGGTTGTGGTCACAAATTTGAAGGGAAGCCG GACTGGCTAGGTCTACCAGCGGGAGTAAAGTTTGATCCAACAGACCAAGAACTCATAGAACACCTTGAAGCCAAAGTAGAGGCAAAGAATATGAAATCACACCCTCTCATAGATGAGTTCATTCCCACTATTGAAGGAGAAGATGGGATTTGTTACACCCATCCTGAGAAACTTCCAG GAGTGACAAGAGATGGCTTAAGCAGACACTTCTTCCACAGGCCATCAAAGGCATACACAACAGGAACGCGAAAGAGGAGAAAGATTCAAAACGAATGCGACTTGCAAGGGGGGGAAACCCGGTGGCACAAGACAGGTAAGACAAGACCAGTGATGGTGAATGGCAAACAAAAGGGTTGCAAGAAGATTCTAGTCCTCTACACCAACTTCGGCAAGAACAGAAAACCTGAAAAGACCAACTGGGTGATGCACCAGTACCATCTGGGTCAGTAcgaggaagagagagaaggagAGCTTGTGGTGTCAAAGATATTCTACCAGACACAACCGAGGCAATGCAATTGGTCAGATAGAAGTGCCACAACCGGTGAAGGAAGTGGAGAACAACAatctaacaacaacaacaacaataatggaAGAAGAGACAGTGGAAGTGGGACTTGTTCTTCTTCTAAGGAAATTAATGTTACTCACAGAGATGAAATGTCTGCTGTTGTTGTGGTCCCTCCCATAACAACCTTCAACACTGCCTTGGATATTCAACAACTAAAATCCGACCATTTTGGCTTCATCCCATTCAGAAAAGGCTTCGATGAG GTTGGAATAGGAGAAGCTTGCACAGCAAGAGAAGTGCAAGCATCAGGGTCATGCGATGAAGTGCATGAACGGCATGCAGtacatcatcatcaacaacaacaacagcaaaatCAGCATGCGCAGCAACAAATTGCAACCACAGCCTCCCATATCAGTAGGCCTTCGCTTCCAATCTCCACCATCATCTCTCCTCCACCCCTTCACCATGCATCCATCATCCTAGACGACAACTCGTACCATGTCTCCAGAATAATGCTCCAAAATGAAAATTTCCAG CAACAGCACCAACAACATTATAAACTTGGAGGAAGGTCTGCGTCTGGTTTGGAGGAACTCATCATGGGTTGCACTTCAACTGATATCAAAGCG GAGTCATCTATTGCAAACCCACAAGCTGAATGGTTGAAGTACTCTTCTTATTGGCCAGACCCTGCCAACATGCAGGATCATCGTGAGTAG